In Acomys russatus chromosome 9, mAcoRus1.1, whole genome shotgun sequence, the following are encoded in one genomic region:
- the LOC127193561 gene encoding 40S ribosomal protein S24-like: MNDTVTIQTRKFVTNHLLQRKQIVIDVPHPGKATVPKTEIWEKLAKMHKTTPDVIFVFGFRTHFGSGETASFGVIYGSLDYAKKNEPKHRLARHGLCEKRKTSRKQRKERKKRTKKARGTAKANVGAGKKCLETGHRQRSE; encoded by the coding sequence ATGAACGACACAGTGACGATCCAGACGAGGAAGTTCGTGACAAACCATCTGCTTCAGAGGAAACAAATAGTCATCGACGTCCCTCACCCTGGGAAGGCAACAGTACCAAAGACAGAAATTTGGGAAAAGCTGGCCAAAATGCACAAAACCACACCAGATGTCATCTTTGTATTTGGATTCAGAACCCACTTTGGCAGTGGCGAGACGGCCAGCTTTGGCGTGATCTATGGTTCTCTAGATTATGCAAAGAAGAATGAACCGAAACACAGACTCGCAAGACACGGCCTTTGTGAGAAGAGAAAGACCTCCCGGAAACAGCGAAAGGAACGCAAGAAGAGAACGAAGAAGGCCAGGGGGACGGCAAAGGCCAACGTTGGTGCTGGCAAAAAGTGCCTGGAGACTGGACACAGGCAAAGGAGTGAGTAG
- the LOC127194033 gene encoding aldo-keto reductase family 1 member C13-like, giving the protein MSSKQQLVKLSDGHFMPALGFGTYKPEEVPENKPLEAVNLAIEAGFRHIDTAYVYQTEKNVGQAIRSKIAAGLVKREDVFVTTKLWCTFHRPELVRSNLEKSLKNLQLDYVDLYIIHYPVPMKPGDDLFPEDEHGKPLLDTADICATWEAMEKCKDAGLVKSIGVSNFNHRQLEKILNKPGLKYKPVCNQVECHLYLNQSKLLNYCMTKDIALVAYCALGSQRPKRWVDPSSPVLLNDPVVCDMAKKHKRSPAQIALRYLLQRGIVVLAQSYKENEIKENLQVFEFELSSEDMKTLDSLNKNFRYAPAPFTEGHPEYPFSDEF; this is encoded by the exons ATGAGCTCCAAACAGCAGCTCGTGAAGCTGAGTGACGGCCACTTCATGCCCGCACTGGGCTTTGGCACATACAAGCCTGAAGAG gtTCCTGAAAATAAGCCACTGGAGGCTGTAAATTTAGCTATAGAGGCTGGCTTCCGTCACATTGATACTGCTTATGTATACCAAACTGAGAAGAATGTAGGGCAGGCTATTCGAAGCAAGATTGCAGCTGGCCTTGTGAAGAGAGAAGATGTATTCGTCACTACAAag CTTTGGTGCACTTTCCATAGACCAGAGCTGGTTCGATCTAACTTGGAAAAATCACTGAAAAACCTTCAGCTGGACTATGTTGACCTGTATATTATCCACTACCCAGTGCCAATGAAG CCAGGAGACGATCTGTTTCCAGAAGATGAGCACGGGAAACCATTATTGGACACAGCGGATATCTGCGCCACATGGGAG GCCATGGAGAAGTGTAAGGATGCAGGATTGGTCAAGTCCATCGGGGTGTCCAACTTTAACCACAGGCAGCTGGAGAAAATCCTGAACAAGCCTGGGCTCAAATACAAGCCCGTCTGCAACCAG GTGGAATGCCACCTCTACCTCAACCAGAGCAAGCTGTTGAACTACTGCATGACAAAGGACATTGCTCTTGTTGCCTACTGTGCTCTTGGATCTCAACGACCTAAACGAtg GGTGGACCCAAGCTCCCCAGTTCTCTTGAATGATCCAGTTGTCTGTGACATGGCAAAAAAGCACAAGCGAAGTCCAGCTCAGATCGCCCTTCGCTACCTTCTTCAACGTGGAATTGTGGTCCTTgcccagagctacaaagagaatgAGATAAAAGAGAACCTGCAG GTATTTGAATTTGAGCTGTCTTCAGAGGATATGAAAACCTTAGACAGCCTGAACAAAAATTTCAGATATGCACCTGCTCCATT taCCGAGGGCCACCCAGAATACCCCTTTTCTGATGAATTTTAA